The uncultured Desulfatiglans sp. DNA window AGGCGGTACTGCGCGGACTCCGCTTCGCTCGACAACCTTTGTGCCGGATTCAGAAACGTTGCACCGCAAGTGCCGCAGCGCTCGTATCGAGCCCCGTCCACCCAGGCAAAAAAATGGGCCGAGAACATGCCGCACACGATGCATTGCCGGTCATCCTGGGCGGCCGCGCNNNNNNNNNNNNNNNNNNNNNNNNNNNNNNNNNNNNNNNNNNNNNNNNNNNNNNNNNNNNNNNNNNNNNNNNNNNNNNNNNNNNNNNNNNNNNNNNNNNNNNNNNNNNNNNNNNNNNNNNNNNNNNNNNNNNNNNNNNNNNNNNNNNNNNNNNNNNNNNNNNNNNNNNNNNNNNNNNNNNNNNNNNNNNNNNNNNNNNNNNNNNNNNNNNNNNNNNNNNNNNNNNNNNNNNNNNNNNNNNNNNNNNNNNNNNNNNNNNNNNNNNNNNNNNNNNNNNNNNNCAAGCGTTTGCGCGGAGGCGACCTGCAGGTCGCCGCACAAGCAAACGTGCAGATTGACGCCGAGATTGGCCAAAAAGACCATTTCCGGATGGAAACGAATTCAGACTGGCTCTGGGCCGGAAGATCCTCGAGGAGGCCCACGAGTTGTTCTCAGCCCGGGGATCAAAGGATTCACACGCTACTCTGACGGGATCCGCCGACCTGCTCGATGCTATCCTGGCCGCCCTCCGCGAAAAAAGGTTTTGCCCTTCCAGCGCTCTCATTCTTCTCAATCGAAAGAGGGCAGCACTGCAGGACAGAGGATTTTTACGATCAAATACGAAAAAGATGCCCTGCTTCTAATCATAAAAGCTGAACGATTTTAGTGTTCTTATTATAGGAAAAAAACTTGCCTTTCGGGGCGGACTTTTTTAGACTAGTCGTAGACTGGTTTAATTGTGGAGGGAGCTTATGGAGACAATCGGAGCCTACGAGGCAAAAACACATCTCCCCCAACTTCTGGAGCGTGTCGCCAAGGGTGAGAAAATAACGATCACGAAGCACGGCGTACCTGTCGCGACCCTGCAACCTGCGGATTCCTCGAAAAGGACTCCCGTGCGGGACGTCATCGATCAATTGAAACAGTTTCGAAGCGCCCACCGCCTTGACGGACTTTCGGTTCGCGACATGATCGACGAGGGAAGGCGCTGATGTCCGCGCGTTTCGTGGTCGACAACTCCGTCGTCATGTCGTGGTGCTTCGAGGATGAGGGAAACAGCTACGCGGAGGCCGTCCTCGAAAGCCTCGAATCCGCGGAGGTCTTGGTGCCTGCCATCTGGCCCCTTGAAGTGGGCAATGTACTCCTTGCGGCTGAAGGGAAAAAACGACTCAGTCACGCTGCGGTCGTGCGCTTTCTCGCCCTTTTGGGCGGCTTGCCCATTACGGTTGAACAGGAAACCCCGGAGCGGATGCTCAAAGAGATCGTCTCACTCGCTCGGGAACACGGGCTTTCCACCTATGACGCATCCTATCTGGACCTCGCCATGCGCTTCGATCTTCCCCTCGCCACACAGGATCCAGCCCTCGCAAAGGCTGCCGA harbors:
- a CDS encoding hypothetical protein (Evidence 5 : Unknown function), which encodes MFSARGSKDSHATLTGSADLLDAILAALREKRFCPSSALILLNRKRAALQDRGFLRSNTKKMPCF
- a CDS encoding Prevent-host-death family protein; amino-acid sequence: METIGAYEAKTHLPQLLERVAKGEKITITKHGVPVATLQPADSSKRTPVRDVIDQLKQFRSAHRLDGLSVRDMIDEGRR
- the vapC gene encoding Ribonuclease VapC, which produces MSARFVVDNSVVMSWCFEDEGNSYAEAVLESLESAEVLVPAIWPLEVGNVLLAAEGKKRLSHAAVVRFLALLGGLPITVEQETPERMLKEIVSLAREHGLSTYDASYLDLAMRFDLPLATQDPALAKAAEKCKVPAFEPARAG